Below is a genomic region from Sulfitobacter guttiformis.
CAGCGATTAAGCAAACGTCATGGCTTAACCAGACATTCGCTGAACTCTGACAAGTGAGCAGGTTGGGCTCGTATCGGACCTTCGCCGCATGTTGCACCAAGGTCCAGTTTTAGGTTTTTGGCTATGTAGATGACATAAATATCAGACTCATCTGACGTTCGACACATAGTGTCAGCCATTTCAACCAAGAGAAGTGGTTTGGGCGTATCAATGTGGGTGCCGGATGATATAAAAATCTAACATATAAATTTCAAAGCGTTATCTCCCAGACGTGAAGACGTGCGGGGGGGCACAATTTCACTATCCAGAATAGTCCGAGGACATCCGGAAAAACCTGTGTTATATCGGTTTTACGATATGTCTTTATGCGGTGCAGTATAGCGGCGTCCGGTACGATACCTGCGGATACAACGTCTATCGTATGTAACCTGCGTAAGAGCACTTGGTGTAAGAATCTCGCACTCCGCGGCCCTGGCGGTAGTTGCCTTCCAATTCATAATCAACCGCTGCCTTCTACGTACTCCGTGCCCTCGTATACCGGCGGCGGCACGCCGCAAGAAGACCACTTTCAGGCGAAGAGGCGTTTCATCAAATTGGCACAAACGTGAAAAAAGGGCGCCCTTCCGATGAAAGAGCGCCCCCTGCTGTCATTTAGTCTTGTAGTTTAACGCAGGACAGAGCGGTCCAGATCAAAGCGATCCAGTTCCATCACCTTGACCCATGCATCAACGAATTGCTGTACAAACAGCGCCTCGCCATCGCCTGCGGCGTACACCTCTGCCAGCGCACGCAACTGGCTGTTGGAGCCGAACACGAGATCGACACGGGTACCTGTCCGCTTGACCTCACCGGTTTTGGTATCGCGGGCCTCGAACACATCCTGCGCATCAGAGGTCGCTTTCCACGTCACACTCATATCCATCAGTGCCCGGAAAAAGTCGTTGCTCAACGTCCCTGGCTTGTCTGTCCAGACGCCGTGGTTTGTGCCCTCATAGTTTGCACCCAGTACCCGCAAACCACCAACCAGAACGGTCATCTCCGGTGCAGTGAGTGTTAGCAACTGGGCGCGGTCCACCATCAGCTCCTCGGCAGATACTTTGAACTCGCGGCTCTGGTAGTTTCGGAAGGCGTCCACCGCAGGTTTGAGCACATCGACACTTTCGACATCTGTGTGTTCCTGGGTGGCATCACCACGGCCAGGCGTGAAGGGCACAGATACATCGTATCCCCCCGCTTTCGCCGCCGCTTCTACCGCTGCGGTACCGGCCAGCACGATGATATCTGCCATCGAGATTGCGGTGCCGGACGCTGCGCGGATGTTCTCAAGTTTATCAAGCACCTTTGCCAACTGTACTGGCTGGTTAACTTCCCAATCTTTCATTGGTGCCAGACGGATGCGCGCACCATTTGCGCCGCCCCGTTTGTCAGAGCCGCGGAAAGTTGACGCAGAAGCCCACGCGGTTGACACCAGCTCGGCTGTGCTCAAACCAGACGAGAGGATCTGCTCTTTCAGTTTGGCCAAGTCTGCATCGCTTACCGCTTTTGGATCGGCGGCTGGAATCGGATCCTGCCAGATAAGAGTTTCTTTAGGCGCTTCCTTACCCAGATAACGGATAGCCGGCCCCATGTCGCGGTGGCACAGCTTGAACCATGCGCGCGCAAAGGCATCAGCGAACAGGTCGGGGTCTGCATGGAATCGCTTGGAGATTTCCAAATAAGCAGGATCGACTTTCATCGCCATATCCGCCGTGGTCATCATTGGCGGGTGCTTGGCCTCGGAATGTGCGTCCGGCACCGCGTCTGCCATCGCGCCGTTTGCAGGCTTCCACTGGTGTGCACCGGCGGGCGATTTTGTCAGCTCCCACTCGTTGTCCAGCAATGTGTCGAAATAAGACATATCCCATGTGATCGGCGTGGGCGTCCACGCGCCTTCAATACCTGAGGTGATCGTGTGCACCCCTTTGCCGCTTTCGAAGGTGGACAACCAGCCAAAGCCCTGTGCCTCAAGGCCGCCGCCTTCTGGCTCAACGCCCACATGGGCCGCGTCACCCGCGCCGTGCGCTTTACCAAAAGTATGACCACCCGCCACCAGTGCTACCGTTTCTTCATCGTTCATTGCCATGCGCGCAAACGTGTCGCGGATGTCATGGGCTGAGGCGGCAGGGTCGGGATTGCCGTCAGGACCTTCGGGGTTGACGTAGATCAGTCCCATTTGCACGGCGGCAAGCGGGTTTTCAAGATCGCGCTTACCGGAGTAGCGGCTGTTCGGACCGCCGGAGTTTTCCAGCCATTCGTCCTCGGAGCCCCAATAGATATCCTCTTCGGGCTCCCAAATGTCCTCCCGGCCACCTGCAAACCCGAATGTCTTGAAGCCCATATCTTCGAGCGCGCAATTACCCGCGAGAATCATCAGGTCAGCCCAGCTGATCTTGTTGCCGTACTTCATTTTGACCGGCCAGAGCAGACGGCG
It encodes:
- the katG gene encoding catalase/peroxidase HPI, which gives rise to MDGSDNGEKGGCPMGFGAARQSTNAARSNRDWWPNQLNLKMLHQNQPSSDPMGGTFNYADAFKQLDLDALKSDIYALMKDSQDWWPADHGHYGPFFIRMAWHSAGTYRTADGRGGSTSGTQRFAPLNSWPDNGNLDKARRLLWPVKMKYGNKISWADLMILAGNCALEDMGFKTFGFAGGREDIWEPEEDIYWGSEDEWLENSGGPNSRYSGKRDLENPLAAVQMGLIYVNPEGPDGNPDPAASAHDIRDTFARMAMNDEETVALVAGGHTFGKAHGAGDAAHVGVEPEGGGLEAQGFGWLSTFESGKGVHTITSGIEGAWTPTPITWDMSYFDTLLDNEWELTKSPAGAHQWKPANGAMADAVPDAHSEAKHPPMMTTADMAMKVDPAYLEISKRFHADPDLFADAFARAWFKLCHRDMGPAIRYLGKEAPKETLIWQDPIPAADPKAVSDADLAKLKEQILSSGLSTAELVSTAWASASTFRGSDKRGGANGARIRLAPMKDWEVNQPVQLAKVLDKLENIRAASGTAISMADIIVLAGTAAVEAAAKAGGYDVSVPFTPGRGDATQEHTDVESVDVLKPAVDAFRNYQSREFKVSAEELMVDRAQLLTLTAPEMTVLVGGLRVLGANYEGTNHGVWTDKPGTLSNDFFRALMDMSVTWKATSDAQDVFEARDTKTGEVKRTGTRVDLVFGSNSQLRALAEVYAAGDGEALFVQQFVDAWVKVMELDRFDLDRSVLR